One region of Fragaria vesca subsp. vesca linkage group LG4, FraVesHawaii_1.0, whole genome shotgun sequence genomic DNA includes:
- the LOC101301674 gene encoding G-type lectin S-receptor-like serine/threonine-protein kinase B120-like produces MPQVVFMLRSESATIPAPKQPAFVVRRCHSSSNRASNSSNKPITASNNGLTVTLEDGFFNPENSSKYFLGIRFNTFPDTALVWIANRESPLDSPGLFMLSSDGNLVVLDHTRNRVWSTNVSISVSAMNHTTGLLADTGNLDLVETKIVAANDIHIRVHGSELGKKGVSVKSLKRTLVIAIVSAAVGLLTITPRSLMCRHMDSRRIAITVSENIGGKNDTELPLFSLMSILAATNNFSEDNKLGEGGFGPVYKGILPGNQEVAVKRLSKKSGQGHHEFMNELKLIAKLQHTNLARLMGCCMEGDELILIYEYMPNRSLDKFLFDPFEKTKLDWGTRFRIIQGIAQGVLYIHKYSRLKIIHRDLKASNVLLDGTMNPKVSDFGMVRIFDINQIEANTNKVVGTYGYMSPEYALYGHFSEKLDVFSFGVLLLEIVSGKKNALFYSCENSQTLAQWIWQLWKEGRGMEVIDASVRETCRIHEALRCIHVGLLCVQEAPADRPTMSLVIHMLEAEEATSLPPSKEPAFSTSRNSNPVTIYSNNVVTITLPEPR; encoded by the exons ATGCCACAAGTGGTTTTCATGCTCAGAAGTGAAAGTGCAACAATTCCAGCCCCTAAACAACCTGCGTTCGTTGTTAGGCGATGCCATTCTAGTTCTAACAGGGCTTCTAACTCTTCAAACAAGCCTATAACAGCTTCGAACAATGGTTTAACTGTCACCTTGGAAGATG GCTTCTTCAATCCTGAGAATTCTAGTAAATACTTCCTTGGTATACGATTCAACACCTTCCCAGATACTGCATTAGTATGGATTGCTAACAGAGAATCTCCGCTTGATTCTCCGGGTCTGTTTATGCTCAGCAGCGATGGAAACCTCGTAGTGTTGGATCATACTAGAAACCGTGTCTGGTCAACTAATGTTTCAATATCTGTTTCTGCAATGAATCACACAACTGGACTACTAGCTGATACCGGAAACCTG GATCTAGTGGAGACTAAAATTGTTGCTGCAAATGATATTCATATACGTGTTCACGGCTCTGAATTAG GCAAAAAGGGTGTTTCTGTTAAATCCTTGAAGCGGACCCTTGTAATTGCAATAGTCTCTGCAGCAGTTGGATTGCTTACAATAACTCCTCGATCCCTTATGTGCAGGCACATGGATTCTA GGAGGATAGCAATAACAGTAAGTGAGAATATAGGTGGGAAGAATGATACAGAACTACCACTCTTCAGTTTAATGAGTATATTAGCTGCTACAAACAACTTCTCTGAAGACAACAAACTTGGAGAGGGAGGATTTGGCCCTGTTTATAAG GGAATTTTGCCGGGAAATCAAGAAGTGGCCGTAAAGAGGCTATCAAAGAAGTCTGGGCAAGGGCATCATGAGTTCATGAATGAGTTGAAACTTATAGCCAAACTCCAGCATACCAACCTTGCTCGTCTCATGGGTTGCTGTATGGAAGGAGATGAACTGATATTGATCTACGAGTACATGCCTAATCGAAGTTTGGACAAATTTTTGTTTG ATCCTTTTGAAAAGACAAAGTTGGACTGGGGTACACGGTTTCGAATTATACAAGGTATTGCTCAAGGAGTACTATATATCCACAAATACTCTAGGTTGAAAATCATCCATAGAGATTTGAAAGCAAGTAATGTTCTGTTGGATGGAACAATGAATCCCAAAGTGTCCGACTTTGGAATGGTGAGGATTTTTGATATAAATCAAATTGAAGCAAATACCAACAAGGTCGTTGGGACATA CGGCTACATGTCACCTGAATATGCACTATATGGTCATTTTTCTGAGAAATTAGATGTGTTTAGTTTTGGAGTACTATTGTTGGAGATTGTAAGCGGAAAGAAGAATGCTTTGTTTTATTCTTGCGAAAATTCACAAACGCTAGCTCAATGG ATATGGCAATTATGGAAAGAAGGTAGAGGAATGGAGGTAATTGACGCATCAGTAAGGGAAACTTGCCGGATTCATGAAGCTTTGAGGTGCATCCATGTCGGGCTTTTGTGTGTTCAAGAAGCTCCAGCTGATCGACCGACAATGTCTTTAGTGATTCATATGCTCGAGGCTGAAGAAGCTACCTCACTTCCACCCTCCAAAGAACCTGCTTTTTCAACAAGTAGGAATTCAAATCCTGTTACCATTTATTCCAATAATGTAGTCACTATTACTTTGCCAGAACCTCGATAG